One segment of Methanofastidiosum sp. DNA contains the following:
- a CDS encoding ABC transporter permease, whose amino-acid sequence MRKEIIYLSIKEFKDILREKVYILAFILQLFIVIGIVLIGTSYAYIQTYVDDPTSQGTFLVYSEVEGFPNYLTDESIKSVALRNKNFSGALPRNIDGIIWAQNDNSIQILLKNQANFEDLSDPIKRAYIKAKSKGDVQDEVLNPLSISIYPRDYTYNLADLFFVEIMQTLLIPLILLLPIFLSMNILSDSIVGEKERKTFEILLASPLKRIEIILGKILPTFLISIVQIIIWSLVLSARGIFIFNLPVLLVFLSIIMLLLFSISIVFSNISSNITESNLFLTLFMMVVTLIMFVPIPLENPVLKEILSYSPIIPLIKISSNPSLDLLEIGKYMSVYAGLALISLFIALKGISKDENIRL is encoded by the coding sequence ATGAGAAAAGAAATTATTTACCTTTCAATCAAGGAATTTAAAGATATATTAAGAGAAAAGGTATACATACTTGCATTTATACTCCAGCTTTTCATAGTAATAGGGATAGTATTGATAGGAACATCATATGCTTACATACAGACTTATGTCGATGACCCAACTAGCCAAGGCACATTTTTAGTTTATTCTGAAGTAGAAGGATTCCCCAATTATTTAACTGATGAATCGATCAAAAGTGTTGCTTTAAGAAATAAGAATTTTAGTGGGGCGCTTCCTAGGAATATTGACGGCATAATATGGGCCCAAAATGATAACTCCATTCAGATCCTGTTAAAAAATCAGGCTAACTTTGAAGATTTATCCGATCCCATAAAAAGAGCGTATATAAAAGCAAAATCAAAAGGAGACGTCCAAGATGAAGTTCTAAATCCATTATCTATAAGCATATACCCAAGAGACTACACGTATAATCTTGCAGATCTATTCTTTGTAGAAATAATGCAGACTCTTTTAATCCCGCTTATATTGTTGTTGCCCATATTTCTTTCAATGAACATCTTATCTGATTCTATTGTTGGTGAAAAGGAAAGAAAGACTTTTGAAATATTACTTGCTTCACCCTTAAAAAGAATAGAAATAATTCTTGGTAAGATACTACCTACCTTTTTAATTTCGATTGTTCAGATAATAATTTGGTCACTAGTGTTAAGTGCCAGAGGCATATTTATTTTCAATTTACCTGTACTTTTAGTATTTCTTTCAATAATAATGCTACTCCTATTTTCTATATCCATAGTGTTCTCAAATATATCCTCAAATATTACGGAGTCAAATCTTTTTCTTACTCTTTTCATGATGGTTGTGACACTAATAATGTTTGTACCTATACCTTTGGAAAATCCTGTATTAAAAGAAATACTAAGCTATTCTCCAATTATCCCTCTAATTAAGATTTCTTCTAATCCCTCTTTGGATTTACTTGAAATAGGAAAATACATGAGCGTTTACGCGGGGCTTGCTTTGATTTCTTTATTTATTGCTTTAAAAGGAATTTCTAAAGATGAAAATATTAGATTATAA
- a CDS encoding phage holin family protein yields the protein MIETVPLNKLIELLIKYIGVYIKQGASDAIEEAIKEPMAKLSKILFLTVGSAILAFSGLVALFISLVFFLKNVLGSYMMAFLVVGIILVIIGAIVGYGGYTYGRKDRKARH from the coding sequence ATGATAGAAACAGTGCCTCTAAATAAGCTCATTGAGTTACTCATTAAATACATTGGAGTCTACATTAAACAGGGCGCTTCTGACGCAATAGAAGAGGCGATAAAGGAACCTATGGCCAAACTTTCAAAGATTCTTTTCCTTACAGTTGGTTCTGCGATATTGGCCTTTTCAGGCTTAGTGGCTCTTTTTATTTCACTAGTATTCTTTTTGAAAAATGTTCTTGGTAGCTATATGATGGCGTTTTTAGTTGTCGGGATAATACTAGTTATTATAGGGGCAATAGTAGGATATGGAGGATATACATATGGAAGAAAGGATAGAAAAGCAAGACATTGA